The following DNA comes from Candidatus Eremiobacterota bacterium.
CGCGCGAGATCACCACCGGCGGGAGCCGGATCGGCTTCGGGCTCGGAACCGCGCTCGGCGCGCACTTCACCCGCACCGAGCTGCTCGACGGCGACGTTCGGATCGTCCCCGATCCGAACGCGACGCTGCGCATCGCGCTGCTGCTGCTGGCCGCGGTGCTCGGCGTCGGCGCGCTTGGCGGCGTGCTGGCGTGGTTCGCCGGCCGCTACATCACCTCGCAGGTGCTGCGCCCGCTGGTCGACGTCACCCACGCGCTGCAGCGCTTCGCGACGCGCGACTTCACCCCGCAGCCGATCGCGGTCGCCGGCAAGAGCGAGTTCGACGCGATCGCGCTCGCGTACAACGCGGCATCGTCGCAAGTCGCGGCGGCGTTCGCCGAGCGGGAGCAGGCGGAGACGCAGATGCGCCAGTTCGTCGCGGACGCCGGCCACGAGCTGCGCACGCCGCTTACCATCGTGCTGGGCTACATCGACCTGCTTCGCCGCAAGGCCGACGCCGGCGACGAGCGCTCGCGCCGCATCTTCAACGCGATCGGGATCGAGGGCGCGCGCATGCGCACGCTGATCGACAACCTGGTGCTGCTGGCGAAGATGGAAGGCGAGGACCTGCGCCCGCCGGAGCCATTCGATCTGTGTCCGCTGCTCGAAGAGATCGTCGACGCGCGCCGGCTGATTCATCCGGGACTCCGCATCGAGCTGGACTGCAGCGTCGACGCGACGGCGATCGGCGACCGCACCGAGATCCACGAAGCGATCGCGAACGTCGTCGACAACGCGATCAAGTACGCGGGCTCGCCGGTTCGGATCGCCGCCAAGGCCGCCGACAGCGGGGTCGAGGTCACCGTCGCGGACGAAGGGCCGGGGATCCACCCCGAGGATCGCGCGGGAATCTTCGACCGCTTCTACCGCGGCGCGACGCGCGGCGAGGTCGAAGGCTCGGGGCTCGGGCTGGCGATCGCCAAGCGCGCCGTCGAGCGCGCCGGCGGAACGCTCACGCTGGTCGAGAGCTCGCCGCAGGGGACGACGTTCGCGCTGAGGTTGCGGGCCGACCGCGTGCGCGCGCGCGAACCGCGGCCGAGCCGCGCCTGAAGGATCCACCCGCTCGAGAAGCCGAGGGAGCCCTCGAAGGGCGTGGCGTTCGGCGCGGCGGGTACGCTGCACGCATGAACGAATTCGGGACGACCTCCGACCAATCGGTCCGATTTGATTCGGCGCCCGTCGTGGACGAAACCGCCGGCAACGAGCAGCACTCGATTCAAACGTACGTGAGCGACATGCTCGCGCTCGAGCGCCACATAGCGCAGCCGCTCAAGCGCCAGCTCGACATGCAGGACACCGCGAAGTACGGCGGCGCGCTGACGGTGATCTCGCAGCTGCAAAGCCTGTGCGCCTCGCACGTCACGGCGCTCGAGCAGTGCCTGGAGCAGCTCGGCGGACACGCAGCCAGCCCGGTGAAATCAGCCTGGAGCAGCCTGCTCGGCGCCGGCGCCGCGGCGATCGACAGCGCCCGCAAGACCAAGGTCTCGAAGAACCTGCGCGACGACTACACCGCGCTGAGCCTCGCCTCGATCAGCTATACGATGCTGTACGCGACGAGCGCCGGTCTGGGCGACGCGACGGTCGGCGACCTGGCGAAGCGGCACCTCGCCGACTATGCGCGCATCGTCATGCAGATCAACCAAGTGATCCCGGACGTGGTCCTCCAAGAGCTCCGCGACGACGGCGAAACCGTCCAAACCGGCGCCGCCGAACTGATCCGCCAAACGACCAACGAGGTCTGGAAAACCCAGGCGGACGTAACGCACTAAATGTGCGTCCGGGCGCGGGCCATCTCTCGGATACGGGGATGGTCCCGCTCCTGCGTCTTCACCCACTCTTCGACGTCGGGGACCTGAGCGGCGGTGCGAAAGCGCCAGTAGTAGACGTTGAGGTCGCCCATGAAGGCGAAGCGCTCCTTGGCGTCGCTGCATGCGGCGTCGTAGTCGCCAAACGAGTGCTGGTAGTTCCGCATCGAGCCGTACTCGCGTTCTAGCTCTAATAGAGTGCGCGCAT
Coding sequences within:
- a CDS encoding HAMP domain-containing histidine kinase yields the protein MFTSFARRLTGWYVVAAVTVVVVLLGAFAIVGLGVYVRTVQDSIDADAREVQAFGQRAAARHEPFVAAAVEIEQRLARPGIRMVASGPYPHRPRDGDAREGRVRPPQSTTAPLVMRGAPATASARAHDDTPRTTEHQPGPPLPPNVIVDGTVLHGVDPREITTGGSRIGFGLGTALGAHFTRTELLDGDVRIVPDPNATLRIALLLLAAVLGVGALGGVLAWFAGRYITSQVLRPLVDVTHALQRFATRDFTPQPIAVAGKSEFDAIALAYNAASSQVAAAFAEREQAETQMRQFVADAGHELRTPLTIVLGYIDLLRRKADAGDERSRRIFNAIGIEGARMRTLIDNLVLLAKMEGEDLRPPEPFDLCPLLEEIVDARRLIHPGLRIELDCSVDATAIGDRTEIHEAIANVVDNAIKYAGSPVRIAAKAADSGVEVTVADEGPGIHPEDRAGIFDRFYRGATRGEVEGSGLGLAIAKRAVERAGGTLTLVESSPQGTTFALRLRADRVRAREPRPSRA
- a CDS encoding DUF892 family protein, whose translation is MNEFGTTSDQSVRFDSAPVVDETAGNEQHSIQTYVSDMLALERHIAQPLKRQLDMQDTAKYGGALTVISQLQSLCASHVTALEQCLEQLGGHAASPVKSAWSSLLGAGAAAIDSARKTKVSKNLRDDYTALSLASISYTMLYATSAGLGDATVGDLAKRHLADYARIVMQINQVIPDVVLQELRDDGETVQTGAAELIRQTTNEVWKTQADVTH
- a CDS encoding DNA-3-methyladenine glycosylase I; its protein translation is MMQAGMSWSFIDARWQNYVAAFEEFDVERVAAYGDMDVDRLMHTDGIIHSKARIEGTIRNARTLLELEREYGSMRNYQHSFGDYDAACSDAKERFAFMGDLNVYYWRFRTAAQVPDVEEWVKTQERDHPRIREMARARTHI